GGTACGGTCGGTGACCGGATCGGCCGCCGGAAGTTGCTGATGATCGGCGCCGTCGCCTTTGGGGTCGCCTCGGTGCTGGCTGCCTACGCCACCAGCGCGGAGATGCTGATCCTCGCACGTGCGGCTTTGGGTGTAGCCGGGGCGACGCTGATGCCTTCGACCCTGGCACTGATCAGCAACATGTTCGCCGACCTGCGCCAGCGTGCGCTGGCCATCGGGGTCTGGGCGACGATGTTCGCGCTGGGAATGGCCGTCGGGCCGCTGGTAGGTGGCGTGCTGCTCGAACACTTCTGGTGGGGTTCGGTGTTCTTGGTCGCCGTCCCCGTTGTCGCGCTCCTGCTGGTGGTGGCGCCGGTGCTGCTGCCGGAGTATCGGGCCCCACAGCCAGGGCCCGTCGATCTGATGAGCGTCGCGTTGTCGCTCTTCGCGATTCTGGCCGTGGTCTACGGGCTGAAAGAATTCGCGAAGAACGGGCTGGAGCCGGAGCCGATACTGGCGATGGCGGCCGGGGCCGGCGCGGCGGTGTTCTTCGTCCGCCGCCAGCGGCAGCTAGTGAGCCCGCTGCTGGATGTGCGGTTGTTCGCCAGCCGCACCTTCAGTGTCGCGCTCGCGGTCCTGCTCGTGGGGCTGGTCGGGGTGGGCGGTGTAATGCTTCTCGTCACGCAGTACCTGCAGCTGGTAGAGGGGCTGGAACCGCTGGTGGCCGGCGCATGGATGGGGCCTCCGGCGTTGATGATGCTCGTGGCGGCGATCTCGGCGCCGTTGATCGCCCGGCGGATCCGACCCGGATACGTGGTCGCCATCACGTTGGCGCTCTCGACCATCGGCTATCTGATGCTGACGCAGCTGGACAGCACACCCGGAATCGCGCTGGTGGTGATCGGATTCTCGCTGGTGTATCTGGGGCTCGGGGCGATCGCGGCGCTCGGCACCGATCTGGTGGTGGGCGCGGCACCGCCCGAAAGAGCCGGATCCGCTGCGGCGATGTCGGAAACCGTCCAGGAACTCGGGATCGCGGTCGGCGTGGCCACGCTAGGGAGCCTGGCCACCGCGATCTATCGTGGCCGGATAGATGGCAACGTCCCGGTTTCCGTGCCGGAGGCGGCGGCCTACGCCGCCGGCGACAGCTTGCCGGGTGCCCTGGCGGTCGCGGACCAATTGCCTACAGACCTGGTGGCGCAGGCGAAAGACGCGTTTGCCTCCGGGATGAACGTCGTGGCCGCGGTCGGCGCGATCGGCATCACCGCGCTCGCGATCCTGGCTGCGGTGATGCTGAGGCATATCGGAACGATCGGTAGTGGCCAGATCGACGACGACGAAGTGCGCCTCTGACAAGAGCGCGGCACCACTTCGATACCGTGAGGTGGTTTCTGGGGCTCCTGAACGAGCTTTGCGCCACCTCACGGTATTGAAGTGGCCCGCCGGTGGCGCAGTCCCACGTTCGGATAGGAGAATCTCCCTGTGGCGGAGCGCGCGGCGCGGCAAAAGCACCAGGCAATCACCGATGGGCGGCGAGCCCGCGGTGAGCGCCGCCGCGCCGAGATCATCGACGCGACGCTCCGGGTGGTGGAGCGCGACGGAGCGGCCGGAGTGACACACCGCACGGTCGCCCGTGAGGCGGACGTGCCGACCAGCCTGACGACCTACTACTTCGCCACCCTGGACGACTTGCTCGTCGCGGCGTTGACCGCCGTTGCCGAGGAGTATGTTGGACAGCTCGGAGCCATCATTGAGCAGGGCCGGGATGAGATCGGCGGGCTTGCCGAGGTCATCGCCGCGGCGGCCGGACCCGGTCGCCGGCGTGCGCTCGCGGAGCGGGAACTCTCGACCTTGGCGGCACGGCGCCCAGCGCTACGCCCGATCGCCAGGCTCTGGCGGGAGACGGTCGCGGACATCGCACGGCGGCACACCACCGATCCGCTGGCCGTTGATGCGATGGTGGCTGCCGCCGACGGCATGTGCACAGCCATCCTGCTGGAAGGGGAGCGCCCGGACGTGGTCAAGGTGCGGGCGGTGCTGCTTCGGGCGTTGGGAATCCAAGACCCGAGCAGGCTCTAGGCCATTCCTGGCCCGAGCGAGTGTCAGGGCGTTATCTGGCGTAGTTTCTCGGCGAGATCTTGAATGGGTCGCTGCCACGCCTCAAGTGCCAGGGACTGCTGGCCGGACGCCGCTGTGCTGCCCGTCTGAACGATCACCAGGCGCGCGCCGTGCCCAGTCCCTCGATCGTCCGACAGTTCCCACCGCACCGAGCCCGCGGGACGGTCCTCCAGCAGCCATTGGTATTCGAGTCGCGAGGGTGCTTCGACGTGTGTCACGGGACCGGCTGTCACCGAGGGAGTGCTGAGTGCTTGGGGTGCGGGATCGCCGAGTTCCGGTGTGCGTGGTGCCAGGACGGCCCATGCCTGGGCGGCAGGCGCGGTCAATTGCCGTTCGAACCGGACCCGCCAGCCGTCGGCCGTCTGCTCGAGGATGCCTTCATCCAGCCCGAAAGTTTCCACGAAGGCGTCATGGAGCTCGGCGGACGGCCGTTCGTGCTCAACTGGCTTGCCGTCGAGCAGCAGCTCCATCGCCACGAGGCATTGCTGCCAGCCGGAGGCGAAGCTGGCCGCGCCCGCGTGGTCGTCGAAGGTGTGAGTGAACATAAGCTTGCAGCCGTGCTCGTCCGGGCGAAGTTCCCATCGTAGAAGCTCGCCATGCCAGGAGAACTCGACCACGTGTGGTGGTTCGACGGTGTTGATCAACATTTCGTCGCCGTATTCGAGCTGGACGGTGCCGCCCGCCCTCAGGTCAACCGTGGTGGCCGTGGCGGGGAACCACTGGCTGAGCTCTTTCGGATCTGTCAACGCCCGCCAGACCTTCGTGGGCGGGTGCGAGAGGTGGCGTTCGATCCGCAGCACCGTGCGGCCGTCAGCGTTCTTGTTCAGGGTTTCGGTCATGATCACGTGTCCTCAGGTTCGTCAGGCATGGTCTCGAGGTGCTGTTCGAGGGCGTCGATGCGAGAGGCCCACAACCACCGGTACGGCGTCAGCCACTCGTCCATCTGCCGGAGTGGCTCGGGCTCGAGTTCGTACCAGCGGCGCTGGGCATCGCGCCGGACCCGCACGAGCCCGGCGTCTCGTAGGACCCGTAGGTGTTTGGACGTGCCGGGCTGGCTCAGGTTGAGTTCCTCGGTCAGTTCCCCTACGAGGCGTGGGCGTTCCAGCAACAGATCGAGGATCTGCCGCCGGACTGGTTCGGCAAGCACATCGAACGGCACCCACCTAATATGCCATCACAGTTATATACTGTCAATGGCATGTAACCAGTAATCTGGGCTCAAGTGGGGTTGAGCCGCGGTCCAGCGGCGTCGGCGGTGGCGGCGAGAACCAGCGACGAGGGAGCCATGGGTAGGTTCAGGACGCTGTGAAGTGCCAACCCGGCTGCCAGGTGAAGGGGGAATCAACCAGCTCGTTCAGGTCGACGCCCGTAAGTAGCGCCTGAAACGCCCATCGATTGGCCGAGTGGGCGATAATGACGACGCGGCTGCCGTTCCAGGCCCGGACCAGGTCAGCCAGGAAGTCGCGCGTACGGTCGACGACGTCCAGATAGCTCTCGCCTTCCGGGAACGGCTGCTCGATCCGGTGCTTGCGCTCCGCGGCCAAACGGGCTACGGGCATGCCGTTGAGCTCTCCGTAGTTGCATTCGCGCAACCGAACGTCCTGGTAGACGGGAATGTCCGTGTCGCCGAAGGCGATGGCGGCCGTTTCAACGGCGCGCCGCAGGTCGGAGACGAACACAGCAGCCAGACCGTCGTTCCGGCGGCGTTCACCAAGTTCAGCTGCCACCTGCCGGCCGGTCGCCGACAGCTCTCCAGGCAGCCATCCGGTTGCAACGCCGGCCTCGTTGTCGGTGCTGGTGGAGTGCGTCTCGTAGATCAACTCGACCGCCATCGTCGTACGATAACCGATGCCTGACCGGGAACGAGTCTGTCGTTATCACGGTGTGCCTGTGGAAGGCCAGCTGCAATCCACAGGCACGTCAGGACAGCATCACTGGTATGCCGTCGAACCTGCACGAAGGACTGATCGAGATCTTCCGATCTCGTCCTTCTCTAGTCGCGGAGCTGTTGGCCGGGCCGCTGAAGACACCCATCCCGGCTCACGACCAGGTCCGTCTGAGCTCGGGTGATCTGCCCGACCTCACACCGACCGAGTACCGCGCCGACGGTGTCGTGACGCTGACGGCGAGTACCGGTGCGCCGGTATTGGCTGTGGTCGTGGAGGTCCAGTTGCGAAAAGACCTGCGAAAACGCTGGACGTGGCCCGTCTATCTCGCGACGTTGCGTGCCAGGCTCTCATGCCCGGCAGTTCTACTGGTGGTCTGCGCGGACGCGGCTACGGCGCAGTGGTGCGCAGAACCAGTAGAACTCGGCCACCCTGGCTGGGTACTGCAGCCCTTGGTGCTTGCGCCGAGCCAGGTGCCGGTCGTCACGGATCCTGAACAGGCGCGACGGTGTCCGGAGCTGGTGGTGTTGTCGGCGATCGCGCATGGATCGCGGCCGCGACACAGAAAGGTGCTCGATGCACTGGTACACGCGTTCGACAGTGTCGACTTCGACCACGCCACTCAGTATTCTGATCTCGTGTTCGGCGCATTACCTGCGGCGGCACGACGTTACGTGGAGGGCTTGATGGCCACAGAGACTTACGAGGTTCAGAGCGAGTTTCTGCGCCGCTGGCGAGACAAAGGACTCTCGGAAGGGCGCACCCAGGGTCTCGCGGAAGGGCGTGCGGAAGGGCGTGCGGAAGGGCGTGCGGAAGGGCGTGCGGAAGGTGAAGCCAGGGCGCTGCTGACACTGCTTGTCGCGCGTGGCTTCGAGGTGTCCGACGCCACGCGCCGGCGTATAACCCAGTGCACAGACATCGACCAGCTTGACGACTGGATCCGCCGTGCAGCCACCGCAGATTCGGTTGACGAACTATTCGCTGAGTGAACAATGATCGGCCGTGCCCACCAAAGGCCAGTAGGTTTGGGGCATGTCAGCGCAGGTCGCTGATGGCGCGCAAGACGCGCTTTTCTGACACCGGATGGGCGGTGCCGAGTTCTTGGGCGAACAGGCTGACCGTGAGCTCCTCGATCATCCAGCGGACCGACTCGTGTGCCTTCGTGGGCATCCGGTCCGGCGGAATCGAGTCCAGCAGGTCGTTGTACGCGTCCTGGACCCGGGCGATGGTGTCCATCTGGTCGAGGTCCCGTTCTGGGCTGGTTGCCATCTTGGCTACCCGGCGCTCTAATGCACGTAAGTAGCGGGACAGGTGCGCGAGCCGGTCGCGCCCCGTCGCGGTCACGAATCCCGGATGAACCAGCTGTTCGAGGTGGTGCCGGGCGTCGGTGACGGAGTCCCGGCTGGCGGTGCCCGGAACCCGGTCCAGCTGTGTGCGCACGCGATGCGCGACGCTCAGAGCGTTCTCGACCTCGTCGACGACGGCGAACACCTGCTCGATCAGCGAGCCCCGGACCCGCTCCCGAAGCCCTTTGAACCCTGCCTCGTCCCATACCGCTCCGCCCGCGTCGGCGATCAGGACGTCGGCGGCGCACTCGGTGCAGTCGATGAGCAGATCAGCCACACTGCCGTCTGGGTTCTGACTGAGTACCAGCTTCGTCTGGTTGGTGAGGTGTCGCTGGACGAACGCGACCGGCGACGGGATACTCAGCAGGAGCAGCCGGCGCACGCCTGCCCAGTGCGCGGTTCGCTGTTCAGCTTCGGTGTGCAGGACTCGGATGGCCGCGCTGTCACCTTGGTCGACCAGCGACGGATAACCGGTGACAGGGTGGCCGCCCCGCACGGTCTCGAAGGTGCGGGGCAGCTCACCGAAGTTCCATTCCCGCAGTCCGGAGCGTTCGATGCTGGCCCCTGCCGCCGAGACGGTCTTGCGCATGTCGGCTTGCAGCTCGCGCTTCAAGATCGCGAGGTCTTTGTTCTCGGCAACCTTGCGGCCATTCTCGTCGACGACGCGGAACGTCACCCTGAGATGGCCGGGGACCCGCTCGAAGTCGAAGTCGCCAGGTGCGACGGGAACCGCCCGCATCCGGGTCAGCTCCCGGGCGAGAGCCGCCGTCAGGTCCGATTCGGAGCTGGAGCGGCCTAGCCTGGCAAGCACCTGCCGGGCGGTATCGGGCGCGGGAACGAACGAGCGGCGGAGCTGTTTGGGCAACGACTTGATCAAAGCCGTGATCAGCTCTTCGCGCATACCCGGTACCTGCCAGTCGAATCCACTGGCATCGACCTGGTTGAGTACCGGAAGCGGCACGTCCACGGTGACGCCGTCAGCCTGGGAACCGGGCTCGAACTGGTATGTCAGCGGTAGCTCGTGCTCGCTGTGGCGCCACGTGTCCGGATAGTCGGCGGCGCTGACGTCGCCGGCTTCGTCGTTGATGAGAAGTTCGGTGGAGAACGTCAGCAGGTCGGGATCTTGCTGGCGAGTCTTCTTCCACCAGCTGTCGAAATGCCGTCCCGAAACGATGCCGGCAGGTATCCGCCCGTCGTAGAACTCGAACAGGGTCTCGTCATCGACCAGGATGTCGCGGCGTCGTGCCCGGTGCTCAAGATCTTCGACATCCTCGAGCAGTTCGCGGTTGTGGTGGAAGAAGTGGTGGCGAGTCTCCCAGTCACCCTCGACGAGTGCATGCCGGATGAACAGTTCGCGGCTCAGGCCGGGATCGATCTTCGCGTATTGCACCTTCCGCGAGGCCACGATGGGGACCCCGTACAGGGTGACCTTCTCGTACGCCATCACCGCGCCGGCCTTCTTCTCCCAGTGCGGTTCGCTGTAGCTGCGTTTGACCAAGTGCTCGGCGAGTGACTCGGCCCATTCGGGATCGATCTGGGCGTTGATCCGGGCCCACAGGCGCGACGTCTCCACGAGCTCGGCGGACATCACCCATCGGGGTGGCTTCTTGAACAGTCCGGAACCCGGAAAGACGCCGAATTTCGTGCCGCGGGCCCCGAGATACTCGTTGCCCTGCCCTTCCTTCACTCCGATGTGGGACAGCAAGCCAGCCAGCAGTGACCGGTGGATCGCTTCCGCTGGGCCGTTCTCGTCGGGCGCGGAGGACGCGCCGGTCTTCTTGGTCCCGCCCGGGGCGTCGGACACGGTGACACCCAGTGGTTTGACCAGGCTGCGGAGCTGAGCGTCGAGATCTTGCCATTCGCGAATGCGGAGGTAGTTGAGGAACTCATTCCGGCACATCTTCCGGAACTGGTTGGAAGACCGGGCGCGTTTCTCGTCGCTCAGGTAGCGCCACAGGTTCAGCAAAGTAGCGAAGTCCGACGTCGGATCCCGGAACCGGGCGTGTTTCTCGTCAGCGGCCTGCTGATGCTCCGCCGGCCGTTCACGCGGATCCTGGATAGACAAGGCGGCCGCGATGATGATCACATCACGGGTGCAGCCGTGCCGGTTGGCCTCGAGGATCATCCGGCCCAGCCGCGGATCGATGGGAAGCTGGGACAGCGTCCGGCCGACATCGGTCAGGCGTTTGCGCGGGTCGCTGGCTTTCGGCTCGAGCGCGCCGAGTTCGTGCAGGAGGTCTACGCCGGCGGAGATGCTGCGGCGGTCCGGCGGGTCGATGAACGGAAAAGCTGCGACGTCGCCTAAACCCAGGGCGGTCATCTGCAGAATGACCGAGGCGAGGTTGGTGCGCAGGATCTCCGGATCGGTGAACGCCGGCCGGGAGTCGAAGTCCTCCTCGGAGTACAGCCGGATGCAGATGCCGTCGGCGACCCGTCCGCACCGTCCGGCTCGCTGCCGGGCGGAGGCCTGTGAGATCGCCTCGATCGGCAACCGCTGCACCTTGGTCCGATGACTGTAGCGGGAGATCCGAGCGGTGCCGGGATCAACGACATAGCGGATGCCGGGAACCGTCAGCGATGTCTCTGCCACATTGGTGGCCAGCACGATCCGCCGGCCACGATGCGGCTGGAAGACACGGTGCTGTTCGGCCGCCGAAAGACGCGCATACAACGGGAGTATCTCGGTCTCCGCGCCGCGATGCCTGGTGTTGTCGAATCGCTTGCGCAGAGCGTCAGCGGCGTCGCGAATCTCGCGTTCGCCGCTGAGGAAGACGAGTACGTCGCCGGGTGGTTCGAGAGCGAGTTCGTCAACTGCTTCGACGATCGCCTGGACCTGATCGCGGGGCTCATCGTCGTCGGAGGCATCACCGGCGTCCGGCACGAGCGGCCGGTAGCGGATCTCGACCGGATATGTGCGCCCGGACACCTCGACGATCGGTGCGCCGTCGAAATGTGCGGCGAAGCGTTCCGGGTCGATGGTGGCCGAGGTGATGATGACCTTGAGGTCGGGCCTGCGGGGGAGCAGCTGTTTGAGGTAGCCGAGGATGAAGTCGATGTTGAGGCTTCGTTCGTGCGCTTCGTCGATGATCAGAGT
This sequence is a window from Phytoactinopolyspora mesophila. Protein-coding genes within it:
- a CDS encoding MFS transporter is translated as MSALAVQKATGRQWAGLAVLALPTALLGLDVTVLYLALPHLAADLQPSSTQTLWIMDAYGFLIAGFLITMGTVGDRIGRRKLLMIGAVAFGVASVLAAYATSAEMLILARAALGVAGATLMPSTLALISNMFADLRQRALAIGVWATMFALGMAVGPLVGGVLLEHFWWGSVFLVAVPVVALLLVVAPVLLPEYRAPQPGPVDLMSVALSLFAILAVVYGLKEFAKNGLEPEPILAMAAGAGAAVFFVRRQRQLVSPLLDVRLFASRTFSVALAVLLVGLVGVGGVMLLVTQYLQLVEGLEPLVAGAWMGPPALMMLVAAISAPLIARRIRPGYVVAITLALSTIGYLMLTQLDSTPGIALVVIGFSLVYLGLGAIAALGTDLVVGAAPPERAGSAAAMSETVQELGIAVGVATLGSLATAIYRGRIDGNVPVSVPEAAAYAAGDSLPGALAVADQLPTDLVAQAKDAFASGMNVVAAVGAIGITALAILAAVMLRHIGTIGSGQIDDDEVRL
- a CDS encoding TetR family transcriptional regulator codes for the protein MAERAARQKHQAITDGRRARGERRRAEIIDATLRVVERDGAAGVTHRTVAREADVPTSLTTYYFATLDDLLVAALTAVAEEYVGQLGAIIEQGRDEIGGLAEVIAAAAGPGRRRALAERELSTLAARRPALRPIARLWRETVADIARRHTTDPLAVDAMVAAADGMCTAILLEGERPDVVKVRAVLLRALGIQDPSRL
- a CDS encoding SRPBCC family protein yields the protein MTETLNKNADGRTVLRIERHLSHPPTKVWRALTDPKELSQWFPATATTVDLRAGGTVQLEYGDEMLINTVEPPHVVEFSWHGELLRWELRPDEHGCKLMFTHTFDDHAGAASFASGWQQCLVAMELLLDGKPVEHERPSAELHDAFVETFGLDEGILEQTADGWRVRFERQLTAPAAQAWAVLAPRTPELGDPAPQALSTPSVTAGPVTHVEAPSRLEYQWLLEDRPAGSVRWELSDDRGTGHGARLVIVQTGSTAASGQQSLALEAWQRPIQDLAEKLRQITP
- a CDS encoding metalloregulator ArsR/SmtB family transcription factor — its product is MPFDVLAEPVRRQILDLLLERPRLVGELTEELNLSQPGTSKHLRVLRDAGLVRVRRDAQRRWYELEPEPLRQMDEWLTPYRWLWASRIDALEQHLETMPDEPEDT
- a CDS encoding histidine phosphatase family protein — encoded protein: MAVELIYETHSTSTDNEAGVATGWLPGELSATGRQVAAELGERRRNDGLAAVFVSDLRRAVETAAIAFGDTDIPVYQDVRLRECNYGELNGMPVARLAAERKHRIEQPFPEGESYLDVVDRTRDFLADLVRAWNGSRVVIIAHSANRWAFQALLTGVDLNELVDSPFTWQPGWHFTAS
- the hrpA gene encoding ATP-dependent RNA helicase HrpA, whose protein sequence is MSTPSAADLRSRLPELSLRDEHRLRRRLEGIRKIRRDDAKAAALSEVAAEIEAGEKRLAARAALVPAITYPELLPVSQRKDDIAEAIRQHQVVIVAGETGSGKTTQLPKICLELGRGIRGVIGHTQPRRLAARTVAERIAEETKTELGDAVGYQVRFTRKAGDDTLVKLMTDGILLAELSQDRILRRYDTLIIDEAHERSLNIDFILGYLKQLLPRRPDLKVIITSATIDPERFAAHFDGAPIVEVSGRTYPVEIRYRPLVPDAGDASDDDEPRDQVQAIVEAVDELALEPPGDVLVFLSGEREIRDAADALRKRFDNTRHRGAETEILPLYARLSAAEQHRVFQPHRGRRIVLATNVAETSLTVPGIRYVVDPGTARISRYSHRTKVQRLPIEAISQASARQRAGRCGRVADGICIRLYSEEDFDSRPAFTDPEILRTNLASVILQMTALGLGDVAAFPFIDPPDRRSISAGVDLLHELGALEPKASDPRKRLTDVGRTLSQLPIDPRLGRMILEANRHGCTRDVIIIAAALSIQDPRERPAEHQQAADEKHARFRDPTSDFATLLNLWRYLSDEKRARSSNQFRKMCRNEFLNYLRIREWQDLDAQLRSLVKPLGVTVSDAPGGTKKTGASSAPDENGPAEAIHRSLLAGLLSHIGVKEGQGNEYLGARGTKFGVFPGSGLFKKPPRWVMSAELVETSRLWARINAQIDPEWAESLAEHLVKRSYSEPHWEKKAGAVMAYEKVTLYGVPIVASRKVQYAKIDPGLSRELFIRHALVEGDWETRHHFFHHNRELLEDVEDLEHRARRRDILVDDETLFEFYDGRIPAGIVSGRHFDSWWKKTRQQDPDLLTFSTELLINDEAGDVSAADYPDTWRHSEHELPLTYQFEPGSQADGVTVDVPLPVLNQVDASGFDWQVPGMREELITALIKSLPKQLRRSFVPAPDTARQVLARLGRSSSESDLTAALARELTRMRAVPVAPGDFDFERVPGHLRVTFRVVDENGRKVAENKDLAILKRELQADMRKTVSAAGASIERSGLREWNFGELPRTFETVRGGHPVTGYPSLVDQGDSAAIRVLHTEAEQRTAHWAGVRRLLLLSIPSPVAFVQRHLTNQTKLVLSQNPDGSVADLLIDCTECAADVLIADAGGAVWDEAGFKGLRERVRGSLIEQVFAVVDEVENALSVAHRVRTQLDRVPGTASRDSVTDARHHLEQLVHPGFVTATGRDRLAHLSRYLRALERRVAKMATSPERDLDQMDTIARVQDAYNDLLDSIPPDRMPTKAHESVRWMIEELTVSLFAQELGTAHPVSEKRVLRAISDLR